A genomic segment from Spinacia oleracea cultivar Varoflay chromosome 3, BTI_SOV_V1, whole genome shotgun sequence encodes:
- the LOC130468940 gene encoding uncharacterized protein — protein MDENEDQCMQDQRSIWRDQKRRQRKSLTPEQIDRLNTKRRLTYASENESNAIASPESQPQRPCSEGPMIVNNTPNTLGARRAMADITNRANNVTTGCERRELQPIDELRLLDTRANLENRFFSVGEGRATNLTISYPTSNSRDMPNRFFCVGESSTANARIPDPTSDDGDMPHFVEAENEIRIPGLLFNVGECHAVDTNNISNPISDDIRVWTVGRTGYRNCARNYHESHGVPIFSLPSMKTCPHCQARLFHCESTELCCLSGKVNLPDFPLSADMLDLYSDQSEYGTHFRQNIRKYNHVFSFTSMGVHLDDELANARQGVYTFRAQGSIYHRIGGFLPLNAEDRPRFLQLYIYDTEHENENRAAENSSLRLEVIDRIKNILNAHNPFVHNLRHLAQRSDLNDCKFVIKEQPTNKHQYSMPTASQVAAIVVGGDDISNLKDRDIMIESVTGQLSYIKDTAGYYDPLQYPLLFPYGSYGWDLNSRSSTGKKLTCREFYAYMFQMRQNLDSLILRGGRLLQQFVVDNCIKMQANNLRWIALNQDKIRADLYKGLEDSLHAGEHNTENVGRRTILPSSFVGSPRDMHQRYQDAMALVHKFGKPDLFLTMTCNPSWPEIQSELLAGQVPNDRPDLLTRVFHAKLEELKKDVLERGILGTVVAYVYVIEFQKRGLPHVHMLLILDQNDKLTTPDDFDKIVRAVIPDEQVEPKLYKAVLKHMIHGPCGVLNHKSPCMKQGSCKKGFPKEFSNDTKQGNDSYPLYRRPQDRPAVPLRENSRVRVDNRWVVPYNPFLLLKYDCHINIEICSSIKCVKYLYKYIHKGSDRVSMEVHNGDEIAQYVDARWICAPEAMWKLYKFPMTRMCPSVDRLQVHLPNMHQVRFEANQPISSVLENPRNSKTMLTEFFKMNSIDPNARRYLYREFPEHYRWLSTSREWQKRKSSQRVLGRLYVASPLEGERFYMRMLLNHVRGPTSFEHLRTVNGVIHPTFRAAAEALGLIENDESIRQCLSEACSVRMPTALRRLFATILIYCQPTGLRSLWDEFFPYMVEDYPTSNTTNNCVFLTNKLLQDLDRLLRPLRKKISDYTELPSLPESTDDIDELPSIIEEYFSIPVPDEDLACVATLNSDQQIAYDTIMNAVISKAGCSFFVDGPGGTGKTFLYRALLATVKSRGEIAIPTATSGIAATLLHQGRTSHSTFQLPLNPDSSSTCSFTKRSKTAILLKNSSIIVWDEAPMTHRYQFEAVDRSLKDLMGNDLPFGGKIIVFGGDFRQVLPVVRNGTRAQMIDASFVRSPMWRHIRILHLRENMRSIDDNGFANFLLSVGNGNEPTVSDQMIRLPTGMIIPTVADSSIEALIDQVFPSLSEHVGDGNFIVERAIITPLNEDTDRINNKVVEKFLGEGKTYYSFDSVPEDKRNLYQQEFLNSISASGLPPHALTLKPGVPLMLLRNIDPKNGLCNGTRLLCHSLKENFIDAEILTGHSRGNRVFLPRIPLKTAEDIKLPFEMVRKQFPVKLSFALTINKSQGQTIPHVGIYLPDHVFSHGQLYVALSRGISENTTKIVIEKGKVQGCEGIFTKNIVYKEVLLSYD, from the exons ATGGACGAGAACGAAGATCAATGTATGCAAGATCAAAGATCCATATGGAGGGATCAAAAGCGACGACAGAGAAAATCGCTCACCCCAGAACAAATAGATCGTCTAAATACCAAACGAAGACTCACTTATGCCTCTGAAAACGAATCAAATGCTATAGCATCCCCTGAGAGTCAACCCCAAAGGCCATGTTCAGAAGGGCCTATGATTGTTAACAACACTCCCAACACTTTGGGAGCTCGAAGGGCTATGGCAGACATCACTAATCGTGCCAATAATGTCACGACAGGATGTGAAAGACGTGAAC TGCAACCTATTGATGAACTTCGTTTACTCGATACTCGGGCAAATCTAGAAAATCGATTTTTTAGCGTCGGTGAAGGTAGGGCAACAAATCTGACAATATCATACCCAACATCAAACTCAAGAGATATGCCCAATCGATTCTTTTGTGTTGGCGAGAGCAGTACAGCCAATGCACGTATACCAGACCCTACTTCAGACGATGGAGACATGCCGCATTTTGTTGAGGCGGAGAATGAAATACGCATTCCGGGCCTATTATTCAATGTCGGTGAATGTCATGCAGTCGACACCAACAACATATCAAACCCTATCTCTGATGATATAAGGGTTTGGACAGTAGGGAGAACTGGTTACAGAAATTGTGCAAGAAATTACCACGAGAGTCATGGGGTTCCTATATTCAGTTTGCCATCCATGAAAACATGTCCACATTGCCAGGCACGCCTTTTCCATTGTGAATCTACTGAACTATGTTGCTTAAGCGGGAAGGTTAACTTACCTGATTTTCCATTGTCCGCTGATATGCTTGATCTATATTCTGATCAATCGGAATATGGGactcattttaggcaaaatattcGTAAATACAACCACGTATTTTCATTCACTTCAATGGGAGTTCATTTAGATGACGAACTAGCAAATGCACGTCAAGGCGTGTACACATTTCGTGCACAAGGTTCAATTTACCATCGCATTGGAggtttcttacctttgaatGCAGAAGATCGTCCCCGGTTTCTTCAACTCTACATTTACGATACTGAGCATGAAAATGAAAATCGTGCAGCCGAGAACTCATCATTGCGGCTCGAAGTCATCGACAGAATCAAGAATATTTTGAATGCTCACAATCCTTTTGTCCACAATCTTCGTCATCTTGCTCAGCGTAGTGACTTAAATGATTGCAAATTTGTCATCAAAGAGCAACCTACAAATAAACATCAATACTCAATGCCGACAGCTTCCCAAGTAGCAGCAATTGTCGTTGGCGGTGATGACATTTCCAACTTGAAAGATAGGGATATCATGATAGAGTCAGTAACTGGGCAACTGAGTTATATCAAAGACACTGCCGGTTATTATGACCCATTGCAGTATCCTCTACTTTTTCCTTATGGTTCTTACGGCTGGGATTTAAACAGTCGAAGTTCCACTGGTAAAAAGTTGACATGCCGGGAATTCTATGCATACATGTTTCAG ATGCGTCAAAATCTTGATTCTCTAATCTTGAGAGGCGGTCGTCTACTCCAACAATTTGTTGTCGATAACTGTATAAAAATGCAAGCCAATAATTTGAGGTGGATTGCACTCAACCAAGATAAGATACGTGCTGATTTATACAAGGGTTTAGAGGATTCTTTACATGCTGGAGAGCATAACACAG AAAATGTTGGACGACGGACCATACTACCATCTTCATTCGTAGGAAGTCCAAGAGATATGCACCAGAGGTATCAAGATGCCATGGCATTGGTTCATAAGTTCGGCAAGCCCGATTTATTTCTTACAATGACATGCAATCCGTCTTGGCCAGAGATACAATCAGAATTGTTGGCCGGACAAGTACCAAACGATCGTCCAGACCTGTTGACACGGGTTTTTCATGCTAAACTTGAAGAGTTGAAAAAGGATGTTTTAGAAAGGGGCATTCTCGGAACGGTTGTTGCTTATGTATATGTGATTGAATTCCAAAAGAGGGGTCTTCCGCATGTTCATATGTTATTGATTCTTGATCAGAATGACAAGCTAACCACTCCGGATGACTTTGACAAGATTGTGAGAGCAGTAATTCCCGATGAACAAGTGGAACCAAAATTGTATAAGGCAGTTCTTAAACACATGATTCATGGCCCATGTGGTGTTCTCAACCACAAATCCCCATGTATGAAACAAGGAAGTTGTAAGAAAGGATTCCCCAAGGAATTCTCCAATGATACAAAGCAAGGCAATGACTCATATCCTCTTTATCGCCGTCCACAAGATCGTCCAGCAGTACCATTGCGTGAAAATTCACGAGTTCGTGTAGATAATCGGTGGGTAGTCCCATATAATCCATTTTTGCTCCTAAAATATGATTGCCACATAAATATTGAGATATGCAGCAGCATCAAGTGTGTCAAATATCTATATAAGTACATCCATAAGGGTTCAGATAGAGTCTCTATGGAAGTTCATAACGGAGATGAGATTGCACAATATGTTGATGCACGGTGGATTTGTGCACCCGAAGCTATGTGGAAACTTTACAAATTTCCCATGACTAGAATGTGTCCTTCCGTAGACCGTTTGCAGGTTCATTTGCCAAACATGCATCAAGTGAGGTTTGAAGCGAACCAACCAATCTCAAGCGTGTTAGAGAACCCAAGAAACTCTAAGACGATGCTCACTGAATTTTTCAAGATGAATTCGATTGATCCAAATGCAAGGAGATATCTTTATCGAGAATTTCCAGAGCATTACAGGTGGTTATCGACTTCACGTGAATGGCAAAAGAGAAAAAGTTCACAACGGGTTTTGGGTCGATTGTATGTAGCTTCACCGTTGGAAGGAGAACGGTTTTATATGAGAATGTTACTCAATCATGTGAGGGGGCCTACGTCGTTTGAACATTTAAGAACGGTCAATGGTGTCATACACCCAACATTCAGGGCTGCAGCTGAAGCCCTCGGTCTAATCGAAAATGATGAAAGCATTCGTCAATGTCTTTCAGAGGCATGTTCGGTACGAATGCCAACTGCATTACGTCGATTATTTGCAACCATCTTGATATATTGTCAACCAACAGGATTGCGTTCACTGTGGGATGAGTTTTTCCCTTACATGGTTGAGGATTATCCAACTTCCAACACAACAAACAATTGTGTTTTTCTCACTAACAAACTTTTGCAAGACTTGGATAGGTTATTACGACCGCTAAGAAAAAAGATTTCTGACTACACGGAGTTACCAAGTTTACCTGAGAGTACTGATGACATAGACGAGCTTCCTTCTATCATAGAGGAGTACTTTTCTATTCCGGTTCCAGATGAGGATTTAGCATGTGTTGCCACTCTCAATAGTGACCAACAAATTGCATACGATACAATAATGAATGCTGTCATTTCAAAGGCTGGTTGTTCTTTCTTTGTTGATGGTCCTGGCGGCACCGGAAAAACATTTTTATACAGAGCCCTTCTTGCTACTGTAAAAAGTAGAGGCGAAATAGCTATTCCCACTGCAACATCTGGAATTGCAGCAACGTTGTTGCACCAGGGAAGAACATCACATTCAACTTTTCAGCTTCCACTTAATCCAGATAGCTCATCAACTTGCTCATTCACCAAACGTTCTAAAACTGCAATTCTCCTAAAAAATTCTTCCATTATCGTATGGGATGAGGCCCCAATGACACACAGATATCAATTTGAAGCTGTTGATCGGTCACTCAAGGATTTAATGGGGAACGACTTGCCGTTTGGGGGGAAAATTATTGTGTTCGGTGGTGATTTCAGACAGGTTTTACCGGTGGTTCGAAATGGAACTAGAGCTCAAATGATTGACGCATCTTTTGTCAGGTCCCCTATGTGGAGACACATTCGTATTTTGCATTTGAGAGAAAATATGagatcaattgatgataacggCTTTGCTAATTTCTTACTCTCTGTTGGGAACGGTAATGAACCTACTGTTTCAGATCAGATGATAAGGTTACCGACTGGCATGATTATACCAACAGTGGCAGATAGTTCGATCGAGGCTTTGATCGACCAGGTCTTTCCAAGTTTAAGTGAGCACGTTGGTGATGGAAATTTTATAGTTGAAAGGGCAATCATCACACCTCTAAACGAAGACACTGATAGGATAAATAATAAGGTTGTCGAAAAGTTTCTCGGAGAAGGAAAAACGTACTATTCGTTTGACTCTGTTCCTGAAGATAAGAGAAATTTGTATCAACAAGAGTTTTTGAATTCGATTTCTGCGTCGGGATTACCTCCTCATGCTCTCACCCTGAAACCTGGGGTACCTTTAATGCTTTTGAGAAATATTGATCCTAAAAATGGTCTTTGCAATGGAACACGGTTGCTTTGCCATTCATTAAAGGAAAATTTCATTGATGCTGAGATATTAACCGGACATTCTAGGGGAAACAGAGTGTTTTTGCCAAGAATTCCCTTGAAAACTGCTGAAGATATAAAATTGCCATTCGAGATGGTCAGAAAGCAATTTCCTGTGAAGTTGAGTTTTGCCTTGACTATCAACAAGTCTCAGGGACAAACTATTCCACATGTTGGCATATACCTCCCTGATCATGTATTTAGCCACGGCCAGCTATATGTGGCATTATCACGAGGAATTTCAGAAAACACGACAAAGATCGTGATAGAAAAGGGAAAGGTCCAAGGCTGTGAAGGCATATTCACTAAAAATATTGTGTACAAAGAAGTTTTGTTGTCTTATGATTAG